One genomic segment of bacterium includes these proteins:
- a CDS encoding peroxiredoxin, whose translation MAIEVGKKAPAFTLQGSDGEKHSLKNYAGKTVILYFYPKDDTPGCTKEACNFKKLKSQFSRKNAVILGVSRDSLESHDAFIEKFKLPFVLLSDPNGATMEKYGAWGEKNMYGKKTVGTIRSTTIIGPDGKVEKHWKRVPKAESHPEQVLKWFKGE comes from the coding sequence ATGGCTATTGAAGTCGGAAAGAAAGCACCTGCTTTTACTCTACAGGGAAGTGATGGAGAGAAGCACTCCTTGAAAAACTATGCCGGGAAAACGGTCATCCTCTACTTTTATCCGAAAGATGATACTCCTGGCTGCACAAAGGAAGCGTGTAATTTCAAAAAGCTTAAAAGCCAATTTTCAAGAAAGAACGCCGTCATACTTGGCGTAAGCCGCGACTCACTTGAGTCGCATGATGCATTCATTGAAAAATTTAAGCTTCCCTTCGTGCTTCTATCCGACCCCAATGGAGCCACCATGGAAAAGTACGGGGCATGGGGAGAGAAAAATATGTACGGAAAGAAAACTGTGGGCACTATTCGCTCAACAACCATCATTGGTCCCGATGGAAAGGTTGAGAAGCATTGGAAGCGGGTACCAAAGGCAGAGAGCCATCCAGAACAGGTGCTTAAGTGGTTCAAAGGCGAATAA